In Amycolatopsis methanolica 239, a single genomic region encodes these proteins:
- a CDS encoding (2Fe-2S)-binding protein, with protein MRVNVTVNGEARQADDVWEGESLLYLLRERLGLPGSKNACEQGECGSCTVYLDGTPVCACLVAAGQAEGREVRTVEGLADGDRLDPVQQSFVDAGAVQCGFCTPGLVVAAHDLLNRVPNPSDEEIREALAGNLCRCTGYEKILDAVRAAAK; from the coding sequence ATGCGCGTGAACGTGACGGTCAACGGCGAAGCCCGGCAGGCCGACGACGTGTGGGAGGGCGAGAGCCTGCTCTACCTGCTGCGCGAGCGGCTCGGCCTGCCCGGCTCGAAGAACGCCTGTGAGCAGGGCGAATGCGGTTCCTGCACGGTCTACCTGGACGGCACGCCGGTCTGTGCGTGCCTGGTCGCCGCGGGGCAGGCCGAGGGACGCGAGGTGCGCACCGTCGAAGGGCTGGCCGACGGCGACCGGCTCGATCCGGTGCAGCAGTCCTTTGTGGACGCGGGCGCCGTGCAGTGCGGCTTCTGCACGCCCGGTCTGGTGGTCGCCGCGCACGACCTGCTGAACCGGGTACCGAACCCGAGCGACGAGGAGATCCGGGAGGCGCTCGCCGGGAACCTCTGCCGCTGCACGGGCTACGAAAAGATCCTCGACGCGGTGCGGGCGGCGGCGAAATGA
- a CDS encoding 8-oxoguanine deaminase translates to MTLILENAAIATVDADGAEHRSGHVVIDGDTITAVGPGPAGVPGERLDAAGCLVTPGLVNTHHHLYQWATRGLAADATLFEWLVHLYPVWKRLDAGITHAAATAGMAHLAMTGCTTVADHHYVFPQDSDQIEALVAATNRIGVRAHLVRGSMDRGESDGGLPPDNLVETTEAALLGTEAAIDAHHDPARNSRIRIAAGPCSPFSVSEDLMRQAADLARRKGVRLHTHLAETLDEEEQCVAENGCTPAEYADKLGWLGDDVWLAHTVHLNGPAIRRMGATRTGSAHCPTSNGRLGTGIAPVRDLLDAGAPVGLGVDGAASNESGGLGEELHQALLQARQRGGPTALAVREALWMGTMGGARCLGRDGELGSIEPGKLADLAVWNLNGLRYAGIEDPLAALVLGATPPLKLLLVGGRPVVADGELRTDDETAIAGELAAASRRLR, encoded by the coding sequence ATGACCCTGATCCTGGAGAACGCCGCCATCGCGACGGTCGACGCCGACGGCGCCGAGCACCGCAGCGGGCACGTCGTCATCGACGGCGACACGATCACCGCCGTCGGCCCCGGTCCGGCGGGCGTGCCGGGGGAGCGGCTCGACGCCGCAGGCTGCCTGGTCACGCCCGGCCTGGTCAACACGCACCACCACCTGTACCAGTGGGCCACCCGCGGGCTCGCGGCCGACGCCACGTTGTTCGAGTGGCTGGTCCACCTGTACCCGGTCTGGAAGCGGCTGGACGCCGGCATCACGCACGCCGCCGCGACCGCCGGGATGGCGCACCTGGCGATGACCGGCTGCACCACGGTCGCCGATCACCACTACGTATTCCCACAGGATAGCGACCAGATCGAGGCGCTCGTCGCGGCGACGAACCGGATCGGCGTGCGCGCGCACCTCGTGCGCGGGTCGATGGACCGCGGCGAGTCCGACGGCGGCCTGCCGCCGGACAACCTGGTGGAAACCACCGAAGCCGCGTTGCTGGGCACCGAAGCCGCGATCGACGCCCACCACGACCCGGCGCGGAACTCGCGCATCCGGATCGCCGCCGGGCCGTGCTCGCCGTTCTCGGTCAGCGAGGATCTGATGCGGCAGGCCGCGGATCTGGCGCGGCGCAAGGGAGTCCGGCTGCACACCCACCTCGCCGAGACGCTGGACGAGGAAGAGCAGTGCGTCGCCGAGAACGGCTGCACGCCCGCCGAGTACGCCGACAAGCTGGGCTGGCTCGGCGACGACGTGTGGCTCGCGCACACGGTCCACCTCAACGGCCCGGCGATCCGCCGCATGGGCGCCACCCGCACCGGTTCGGCGCACTGCCCGACGTCGAACGGCCGCCTCGGCACCGGGATCGCGCCGGTGCGGGACCTGCTCGACGCCGGCGCCCCGGTCGGCCTCGGGGTCGACGGCGCCGCGTCCAACGAGTCCGGCGGGCTCGGCGAGGAGCTGCACCAGGCGTTGCTGCAGGCGCGGCAACGCGGCGGCCCGACCGCGCTGGCCGTCCGCGAGGCGTTGTGGATGGGCACCATGGGCGGCGCGCGCTGCCTCGGCCGGGACGGCGAGCTCGGCTCCATCGAGCCCGGCAAGCTCGCCGACCTCGCCGTGTGGAACCTGAACGGCCTGCGCTACGCCGGGATCGAGGACCCGCTGGCCGCGCTCGTGCTCGGCGCGACCCCGCCGCTGAAGCTGCTGCTCGTCGGGGGCCGGCCGGTGGTCGCCGACGGCGAGCTGCGCACGGACGACGAGACCGCGATCGCGGGCGAGCTGGCGGCCGCGAGCAGGAGGTTGCGATGA
- a CDS encoding TetR family transcriptional regulator C-terminal domain-containing protein produces MLQARPGIAVAPEQLRARGEEQLAEEVIRSSGMEYGKLFDLLIAPAPDLVTGLEQAFAAAAVTLRETDYADACPIATVALEVASTNETLRRATAEVFEAWIVTGTGVFTRLGLSEDDARRLAIAVISSLEGAFVLSRSLRDVEPLAVAGEAAVATAREMLTGRARG; encoded by the coding sequence CTGCTTCAGGCCCGCCCCGGTATAGCCGTTGCGCCGGAGCAACTCCGCGCTCGCGGCGAGGAACAGCTGGCCGAGGAGGTGATCCGTAGCTCCGGCATGGAGTACGGGAAGCTGTTCGACCTGCTGATCGCGCCGGCGCCGGACCTGGTCACCGGACTGGAGCAGGCCTTCGCCGCCGCCGCGGTGACGCTGCGGGAGACCGACTACGCCGACGCCTGCCCGATCGCCACCGTGGCGCTGGAGGTGGCGAGCACGAACGAGACGCTGCGCCGGGCGACGGCGGAGGTGTTCGAGGCCTGGATCGTCACCGGGACGGGTGTTTTCACGCGTTTGGGCCTCAGTGAGGACGACGCCCGGCGGCTGGCGATCGCCGTGATCAGCTCACTGGAAGGGGCCTTCGTGCTCAGCCGTTCGCTGCGGGACGTGGAGCCGCTGGCCGTCGCCGGGGAGGCTGCGGTGGCGACCGCTCGTGAAATGCTCACCGGGAGGGCCCGCGGGTAG
- a CDS encoding alpha/beta fold hydrolase, with protein sequence MRGVRVARIPGGLKAMLHLLKFRFVQRAPGSSGWMSKTPVPAEVMDSWFRPARENPAIMRDVLKYGLHTPPKETLLEWSGRLGEFTGPVLVVWAKEDKLMPREHRPRLAALFPDARLAEVPDSYTLVPEDQPELLTNLLREFVPVASRKRG encoded by the coding sequence GTGCGAGGCGTCCGCGTCGCGCGGATCCCCGGCGGCCTGAAGGCGATGCTGCACCTGTTGAAGTTCCGGTTCGTCCAGCGCGCGCCGGGGTCGTCGGGGTGGATGAGCAAGACGCCGGTGCCCGCGGAGGTCATGGACAGCTGGTTCCGCCCGGCCCGCGAGAACCCGGCGATCATGCGGGACGTGCTGAAGTACGGCCTGCACACGCCGCCGAAGGAGACGCTGCTGGAGTGGTCCGGCAGGCTCGGGGAGTTCACCGGGCCCGTGCTCGTGGTGTGGGCGAAGGAGGACAAGCTCATGCCCCGCGAGCACAGGCCGCGGCTGGCGGCGTTGTTCCCGGACGCGCGGCTGGCCGAGGTGCCGGACAGCTACACGCTCGTGCCGGAGGACCAGCCGGAACTGCTCACGAACCTGTTGCGGGAGTTCGTTCCCGTCGCGTCCCGAAAACGAGGTTGA
- a CDS encoding nitroreductase family deazaflavin-dependent oxidoreductase produces the protein MSSAIDLHGQPHVDRYLETDGEDGYHWRNGTTILILFTKGRKSGQERKHALIFREHEGAYLVVASKGGTDAPPAWFVNLQADPNVEVQIKGERFKAVARVATPDEKPAMWAKMAEVWPDYDEYQKKTSREIPVVVLERA, from the coding sequence ATGAGTTCTGCCATCGATCTGCACGGCCAGCCGCACGTCGACCGCTATCTGGAGACCGACGGCGAGGACGGCTACCACTGGCGCAACGGGACGACGATCCTGATCCTGTTCACTAAGGGCCGCAAGTCCGGGCAGGAGCGCAAGCACGCCCTGATCTTCCGCGAGCACGAGGGCGCCTACCTGGTGGTGGCGTCCAAGGGCGGCACCGACGCGCCGCCGGCGTGGTTCGTCAACCTGCAGGCCGACCCGAACGTCGAGGTCCAGATCAAGGGCGAGCGCTTCAAGGCGGTCGCGAGGGTGGCCACGCCCGACGAGAAGCCCGCGATGTGGGCGAAGATGGCCGAGGTGTGGCCGGACTACGACGAGTACCAGAAGAAGACCTCGCGGGAAATCCCCGTCGTGGTACTGGAACGCGCCTGA
- the pucD gene encoding xanthine dehydrogenase subunit D: MTTSVERTGTADGIGASPRRPDGIVKVRGEFAYSSDLWHEDMVWGVTLRSPHPSARITGIDITEALKVPGVEAVLTHEDLPGANRYGLEHPDQPVLAVDVVRYQGEPVALVAADHPETARRAMQRIRVGYEVLEPVTDAERAVRGDGPKVHPNGNVVRHVPIRRGDLAATADVVVSGVYEVGMQDQAFLGPESGLAVPAEDGGVDLYVATQWLHVDQRQIVAALGLPEDKVRLTLGGVGGAFGGREDLSIQIHACLLALRTGKPVKMVYNREESFYGHVHRHPAKMYYEHGADRDGKLVYVKAKLFLDGGAYASSTGAVVANAATLGVGPYDVDNVRVDCWGAYTNNPPCGAMRGFGAVQAAFAYESQMDKLAQACGLDPVEVRVRNAMSEGSRMPTGQVVDSAAPVAELLRRVAAKPLPPAPTGERDLRTLPGGVSNTTHGEGVVRGVGYAVGIKNICFSEGFDDYSTARVQLRVVGGEAAATVQTAACEVGQGLVTVLQQIVRTELGVEQVTILPADTSIGDAGSTSASRQTYVTGGAVRAACVAVRTALAKRIGSPDLELVGGKLVSTRDGVVADLADALGEDVYDETVEWRHRPTEVLDPETGAGNAHVQYGFAAHRAVVDVDTELGLVKVVALDCAQDVGRALNPQAVLGQIQGGSAQGLGLAVMEEIQTWDGKIRNPSFTDYLIPTVLDMPPMDIDVLERADPNAPYGLRGVGEPPTISATPAIVAAIRAATGKELPRVPVRPEHIVS; this comes from the coding sequence ATGACCACGTCAGTCGAGCGCACCGGCACGGCCGACGGCATCGGCGCCAGCCCGCGCCGCCCGGACGGGATCGTGAAGGTGCGCGGCGAGTTCGCGTACTCCTCGGACCTGTGGCACGAGGACATGGTGTGGGGCGTGACCCTGCGCAGCCCGCACCCGTCGGCCCGCATCACCGGCATCGACATCACCGAGGCGCTGAAGGTGCCGGGTGTGGAGGCCGTGCTCACCCACGAGGACCTGCCGGGCGCCAACCGGTACGGCCTGGAGCACCCGGACCAGCCGGTGCTGGCCGTCGACGTGGTGCGCTACCAGGGCGAACCGGTCGCGCTCGTGGCCGCCGACCACCCGGAGACCGCGCGCCGGGCGATGCAGCGCATCCGGGTCGGCTACGAGGTGCTGGAACCGGTCACCGACGCCGAGCGCGCGGTGCGTGGCGACGGGCCGAAGGTGCACCCGAACGGCAACGTCGTGCGGCACGTGCCGATCCGCCGCGGCGACCTGGCCGCGACCGCCGACGTGGTGGTGTCGGGCGTGTACGAGGTGGGCATGCAGGACCAGGCGTTCCTCGGCCCGGAGTCCGGGCTCGCGGTCCCGGCCGAGGACGGCGGCGTCGACCTGTACGTCGCGACGCAGTGGCTGCACGTCGACCAGCGGCAGATCGTCGCGGCGCTCGGGTTGCCCGAGGACAAGGTGCGGCTCACGCTCGGCGGGGTCGGCGGCGCGTTCGGCGGGCGCGAGGACCTGTCCATCCAGATCCACGCGTGCCTGCTCGCGCTGCGCACCGGCAAGCCGGTGAAGATGGTCTACAACCGCGAGGAATCGTTCTACGGTCACGTGCACCGGCACCCGGCGAAGATGTACTACGAGCACGGCGCCGACCGGGACGGGAAGCTGGTCTACGTCAAGGCGAAGCTCTTCCTCGACGGCGGCGCGTACGCGTCGTCCACCGGCGCGGTCGTCGCCAACGCCGCGACCCTCGGCGTGGGGCCGTACGACGTGGACAACGTGCGGGTCGACTGCTGGGGCGCGTACACGAACAACCCGCCGTGCGGGGCGATGCGCGGCTTCGGCGCGGTGCAGGCGGCGTTCGCGTACGAGTCCCAAATGGACAAACTCGCGCAGGCGTGCGGGCTGGACCCGGTCGAGGTGCGGGTCCGCAACGCGATGAGCGAGGGCTCCCGCATGCCGACCGGGCAGGTCGTGGACTCGGCCGCGCCGGTCGCCGAGCTGCTGCGGCGGGTGGCCGCCAAACCGCTGCCGCCTGCGCCGACCGGCGAGCGGGACCTGCGGACGTTGCCCGGTGGCGTCTCGAACACCACCCACGGCGAGGGGGTCGTGCGTGGCGTCGGGTACGCCGTCGGGATCAAGAACATCTGCTTCTCCGAGGGCTTCGACGACTACTCGACCGCGCGCGTGCAGCTGCGGGTCGTCGGCGGCGAGGCGGCCGCGACGGTGCAGACCGCGGCGTGCGAGGTCGGGCAGGGCCTGGTCACTGTGCTGCAGCAGATCGTGCGCACCGAGCTGGGAGTGGAGCAGGTGACGATCCTGCCGGCGGACACCTCGATCGGCGACGCAGGTTCGACCTCGGCGTCCCGGCAGACGTACGTGACCGGGGGAGCGGTGCGGGCCGCGTGCGTCGCGGTGCGGACGGCGCTGGCCAAGCGGATCGGATCGCCCGACCTGGAACTCGTCGGCGGCAAGCTGGTGTCCACCCGGGACGGCGTGGTCGCCGACCTTGCCGACGCGCTCGGCGAAGACGTCTACGACGAGACGGTGGAGTGGCGGCACCGGCCGACCGAGGTGCTCGACCCGGAGACCGGCGCGGGCAACGCGCACGTGCAGTACGGGTTCGCCGCGCACCGGGCGGTGGTGGACGTGGACACCGAGCTGGGGCTGGTAAAGGTGGTCGCGCTGGACTGCGCGCAGGACGTCGGGCGGGCGCTCAACCCGCAGGCCGTGCTGGGCCAGATCCAGGGCGGTTCGGCGCAGGGGCTCGGACTGGCGGTGATGGAGGAGATCCAGACGTGGGACGGGAAGATCCGCAACCCGTCGTTCACGGACTACCTGATCCCGACGGTGCTCGACATGCCACCGATGGACATCGACGTGCTGGAACGGGCCGACCCGAACGCGCCCTACGGCCTGCGCGGAGTCGGCGAGCCCCCGACGATCTCCGCCACCCCGGCGATCGTGGCAGCCATCCGCGCCGCGACGGGCAAGGAACTGCCGCGGGTCCCGGTGCGCCCGGAGCACATCGTCAGCTGA